The proteins below come from a single Rosa rugosa chromosome 2, drRosRugo1.1, whole genome shotgun sequence genomic window:
- the LOC133730607 gene encoding uncharacterized protein LOC133730607, whose protein sequence is MASMDMEILSWNCKGICNDNTRRALKDLISQNRPQIVFLCETKISLLSDFKALHATLGFPHSHEVLSDGQSGGLGMFWSEDVTATIGTVSAHHMDLFIDCGVDNPRWRLTGFYGYARTVERDRSWQLLRELSDLDTLPWVVIGDFNEILNSSEKKDGPVREERQMRGFRDALGYGDLLDLRFQGPQSTWWNSETQLRLDRAVCTPTWCDIYGHARLRHLPPSDSDHVPILLHASTVPLVTRTRHHRFWFKAYWLQDTECDGIVETEWARDISGSPMYQVTLHQKLHHTTVKKRRLI, encoded by the coding sequence ATGGCCTCCATGGATATGGAGATTCTTAGTTGGAATTGCAAAGGAATCTGTAACGATAATACTAGGAGGGCTTTGAAGGATCTCATCTCTCAAAACCGCCCTCAAATTGTTTTCCTTTGTGAAACCAAAATTAGCCTTTTATCTGATTTCAAGGCTCTTCATGCAACATTAGGGTTCCCTCATTCTCATGAGGTGCTAAGTGACGGTCAATCTGGTGGTTTGGGAATGTTTTGGAGTGAGGATGTGACGGCCACGATTGGAACTGTTTCTGCACACCATAtggatttgtttattgattgcGGGGTTGATAACCCTAGATGGAGATTGACGGGTTTCTATGGCTATGCTCGCACGGTCGAGCGAGATCGATCATGGCAATTGTTACGGGAGTTAAGCGACTTGGATACCTTGCCATGGGTCGTCATAGGGGATTTTAATGAAATTCTCAATAGCAGTGAAAAGAAGGACGGTCCAGTTCGAGAGGAGAGGCAGATGAGAGGCTTCCGTGATGCCCTAGGGTATGGAGACTTGCTGGATCTAAGGTTTCAGGGACCTCAATCTACGTGGTGGAATTCAGAGACACAACTCCGTTTAGATAGAGCGGTGTGCACGCCGACTTGGTGTGATATTTATGGCCATGCTCGTTTGCGGCACCTGCCACCTAGTGACTCTGATCATGTCCCAATCTTGTTGCATGCTAGCACGGTGCCTCTGGTAACGAGGACAAGGCATCATCGTTTCTGGTTCAAAGCGTACTGGTTACAGGATACTGAATGTGATGGCATTGTGGAGACAGAATGGGCTAGGGATATTTCTGGATCACCCATGTACCAAgtaacactacaccaaaaactgcatcacacgacGGTGAAAAAacgtcgtctgatttga